The nucleotide window AAGATGTTCCTACGTATCTGCCTGAAAAGACAATTTTGCCCTGCAATCTTCCGCGTGAGGATGTTCGTGATGCGTTTATTTCCTTGAACGCAACTTCATTAGCTGATCTTCCAGCTGGAAGTGTTGTTGGCACCGCATCACTCAGAAGAAAGTCTCAACTGCTTAACCGATATCCATCACTCTCTGTAAGGCCAAACCGACATGTAACATGATTCAAAACGCACATCCAAACACCCCCCCTAATTGGGATATTGTTTTCAATTGTAGGTGTTGGAAAATTTTAGAGGCAATGTGCAGACTAGATTAAAGAAACTAAATGACGGTGTTGTTGTAGCAACGTTATTAGCATTAGCTGGACTAAAACGGTTAAACATGACTGAACATGTGTCTTCCATTCTTCCTATTAATGACATGCTTCCTGCTGTTGCACAAGGTGCGATTGGAATTGCGTGTCGAGAAGGTGATGATAAGATGGTAAGATATCCGGTTCATTTCTGGTTTTGTTATCCCAATTCATAAGTAAATGGTCGAAATTGCCACCTTTAACTGAATGTGATTTGACTTTGCAGGCTAATTACATAGCAAAGCTGAACCATGAAGAGACAAGATTAGCGGTTGCATGTGAACGGGCATTTCTATTAACACTTGACGGATCTTGTAGGACACCCATAGCGGGATACGCTTGTAAAGACGAAGATGGCAATTGCCTCTTCAGAGGATTGGTGGCCTCGCCTGATGGAACGAAAGGTGGTTGAGAAAACTAAAAACAACACATAGTATATGATTTCGTAAGCGTTGATTGATAACTATTAACCGTTAGTTGCTAAATTGCAGTTTTGGAAACTTCTAGAAAGGGATCGTATGCTTATGAAGATATGATTCTGATGGGGAAAGATGCTGGTGAGGAACTACTCTCGCGTGCGGGTCCTGGTTTTTTTGATAGTTGAGGTCTTTGAATTCGGATTGTGTCTGGCTAGCTTCTGGTGAGATGTTTTGATTTGTTGTATCATTTGTGTAGTTTAAGAATAGAATTTGATTTGTCCCGTGTAATGTAGATTTGTTGCGTCATTCGGGTAATTTAAGAGAACTTCTAGATAAGTTTTTAAGATTTGCTGGtttgtattcttttttttttttttttttgcaatatgGCATTTTTCAGTTTGGGTTATATCGCGTCTCCAGTGGGCCAAACGGGTACAAATTTAAAACCTTGGCTAAAACTGAAGGGGTCATGGTcttttgttcgtgtattctagTGCTTACAGCATTTAGATCTTATTCCTAATACATTAACTAATTGAGTAGTAATAGTGTACAAGTGCCATAAATACTAATCCTGGCAAGACAGACATGACGGGTCTGGTTggttaacgggtcaaaacgggttctgAGTAAAATGAGTTTGGATCAAAACGGACCATTTTTAAAAGGCACCAATTTGGTTCAGGTTAAAGCAGGTTCTAACAAGGGGTTCGGCCTAAAATgtctatttttagaaaaaaaagtaTCAGAATGGTTCACCCACTATATCTTTATAGAGCAGCTGGTGGCTACCAGGGGCaggggcgaagtatagaaggggcgggagggggcgcccgaccccctgaacttttcgctcagtagtgttatatatgtagttttcgtatagaaatttttgggtatatacgtttttgatcccccggttctatagaattttttaggtatatacgttttcgaccccccgtcattcgggtcaagcttcgc belongs to Helianthus annuus cultivar XRQ/B chromosome 5, HanXRQr2.0-SUNRISE, whole genome shotgun sequence and includes:
- the LOC110941586 gene encoding porphobilinogen deaminase, chloroplastic, whose protein sequence is METLNQTLTTFRSPSVVSANRLNPPCLHSPPPVLRQRPRNHTFFIKASVSAVEQQSQKKVALIRIGTRGSPLALAQAYETRDKLIASSSELAEEGAIEIVVIKTTGDKILSQPLADIGGKGLFTKEIDEALLNSEIDIAVHSMKDVPTYLPEKTILPCNLPREDVRDAFISLNATSLADLPAGSVVGTASLRRKSQLLNRYPSLSVLENFRGNVQTRLKKLNDGVVVATLLALAGLKRLNMTEHVSSILPINDMLPAVAQGAIGIACREGDDKMANYIAKLNHEETRLAVACERAFLLTLDGSCRTPIAGYACKDEDGNCLFRGLVASPDGTKVLETSRKGSYAYEDMILMGKDAGEELLSRAGPGFFDS